A part of Gossypium hirsutum isolate 1008001.06 chromosome A07, Gossypium_hirsutum_v2.1, whole genome shotgun sequence genomic DNA contains:
- the LOC107952971 gene encoding ORM1-like protein 2: MANLYVKAVPPADLNRNTEWFLYPGVWTTYIPILFFSWLLVLSIFGCSPGMAWTVVNLAHFLVTYHFFHWKKGTPFAEDQGIYNGLTWWEQIDNGKQLTRNRKFLTVVPVVLYLIASHTTDYQHPMLFFNTLAVLVLVIAKFPNMHKVRIFGINADK; this comes from the exons ATGGCGAATCTGTATGTGAAAGCGGTGCCACCGGCGGATCTGAACCGGAACACCGAGTGGTTCTTGTACCCAGGAGTATGGACTACTTATATTCCAATCCTATTCTTCTCCTGGCTCCTTGTTCTCTCCATCTTCGGCTGCTCTCCTGGCATGGCTTGGACCGTCGTCAATCTCGCTCACTTCCTC GTTACATACCACTTCTTTCACTGGAAGAAAGGAACCCCATTTGCTGAAGATCAAGGGATTTACAATGGCTTGACTTGGTGGGAGCAGATAGACAATGGAAAGCAGCTTACACGCAATAGGAAGTTTCTAACTGTCGTACCTGTTGTGCT GTACTTGATTGCCTCGCATACAACCGACTATCAACATCCTATGCTCTTTTTTAACACACTTGCAGTGCTTGTGCTTGTCATCGCCAAGTTCCCCAACATGCACAAGGTCCGGATCTTTGGAATCAATGCAGACAAGTGA
- the LOC107952972 gene encoding aluminum-activated malate transporter 10 has protein sequence MANKASSRLEWRINVPGGTSKVLEPESGAVGKIWVGLKGCMGIIVWKVWRVLENAWHIGVADPRKVIHCIKVGLALSIVSLFYYMRPLYDDFGGNAMWAVMTVVVVFEYTVGATFYKCINRVIATFLAGALGVGIHLVAEQSGDQLKPIILGISVFLFASAATFSRFIPSVKARFDYGAMIFILTFSLVSVSGYRVVELFELAHMRLSTIAIGTSLCILVTMLFCPVWAGCELHHLIHQNMEKLADSLDGCVTEYFKENGSEEDLKKKMQGYKCVLNSKAAEESMANFARWEPTHGRFNFRHPWKQYLKIGASLRNCAYCIETLNSCISSEIQAPPCLRKHFSNKCMKASSYSINVLKELAITIMKMKKSSNIDIKVAEMNFAVEELVDALKSLPTTHFIATTTGEESTKAKAEGVEGSEHPSPIIKVLPLVKVVSLMVEIATRIGGVVNAVKELARLAEFKAAKDGKPKQNQPTDKLVSDH, from the exons ATGGCAAATAAAGCTTCTAGCAGATTGGAATGGAGGATAAATGTGCCTGGTGGGACATCGAAGGTGTTAGAGCCTGAATCTGGGGCAGTAGGCAAAATATGGGTAGGATTAAAAGGTTGTATGGGAATAATAGTTTGGAAAGTTTGGAGGGTTTTGGAGAATGCATGGCATATAGGAGTTGCAGACCCTAGAAAGGTAATCCATTGTATCAAAGTGGGACTGGCTCTGTCTATTGTATCACTTTTTTACTACATGAGGCCTTTATATGATGATTTTGGAGGGAATGCTATGTGGGCAGTAATGACGGTGGTGGTTGTTTTCGAATACACTGTGG GCGCCACATTTTATAAATGCATTAACCGAGTTATAGCAACTTTTCTAGCGGGTGCACTTGGTGTTGGTATTCACCTGGTGGCTGAACAGTCAGGAGATCAATTGAAGCCCATAATTCTTGGGATCTCGGTTTTTCTCTTCG CTTCAGCAGCAACTTTCTCAAGGTTTATCCCATCGGTTAAAGCCCGTTTTGACTATGGTGCTATGATCTTCATCCTCACCTTCAGCTTGGTCTCAGTTTCTGGCTACAGAGTGGTGGAGTTGTTTGAGTTGGCTCATATGAGGTTATCCACAATTGCCATTGGAACTTCCTTGTGCATCCTTGTAACCATGTTGTTCTGTCCCGTCTGGGCCGGCTGTGAGCTTCACCATCTAATtcatcaaaacatggaaaagcTTGCTGATTCCTTagatg GATGTGTGACTGAATACTTCAAAGAGAATGGAAGTGAGGAGGATTTAAAAAAGAAGATGCAAGGCTATAAATGTGTGCTTAATTCCAAGGCAGCCGAAGAATCTATG GCCAATTTCGCTAGATGGGAACCGACACATGGTCGGTTCAACTTTAGACATCCTTGGAAACAATACCTCAAAATCGGGGCTTCATTGCGCAACTGTGCCTACTGCATTGAGACTCTAAATAGTTGCATCAGCTCAGAAATTCAG GCACCTCCATGTTTAAGGAAACATTTCAGTAATAAGTGCATGAAAGCAAGCTCCTACTCGATCAATGTCTTGAAGGAACTGGCAATAACAATCATGAAGATGAAAAAGTCGTCCAACATAGATATCAAAGTTGCAGAGATGAACTTTGCAGTAGAAGAACTTGTGGATGCATTGAAATCTTTGCCGACGACCCACTTTATTGCAACAACAACAGGAGAGGAATCAACCAAAGCGAAAGCGGAGGGGGTTGAAGGCAGTGAACATCCTAGTCCAATCATCAAGGTCCTTCCACTAGTGAAGGTGGTTTCATTGATGGTGGAAATTGCAACAAGAATAGGGGGAGTTGTTAATGCAGTAAAAGAGCTGGCGAGACTTGCAGAATTCAAGGCTGCAAAGGATGGGAAACCCAAGCAAAACCAACCTACGGACAAACTCGTTTCGGATCATTGA
- the LOC107952970 gene encoding dof zinc finger protein DOF2.5: MDAAKWSQDFGLVKPMEEMLPNTCTRGPILERKTRPPEQLNCPRCNSTNTKFCYYNNYSLTQPRYFCKTCRRYWTEGGSLRNVPVGGGSRKNRRSILSSSSSPSSSSSSSASAKVPADLKPTSFSHLSSQNPNTHKGQQDLNLGFPPMQPSHGLSQYIQVAKVENNDHQQKYPSASALGLLRTGMASRGLNSFVPAPEPDSTTPYSTGFSMQDYKPALTFSIDGLENRAAGIHSIQENGGRVFFPFGEMKPISTNITNEVDQNKDQGNSAGYWTNGMFGGGGGSW; encoded by the exons ATGGATGCTGCTAAATGGTCACAG GATTTTGGTTTGGTTAAGCCCATGGAAGAGATGCTTCCTAATACATGCACAAGGGGACCAATATTAGAGAGAAAAACAAGGCCACCAGAGCAATTGAATTGCCCAAGATGTAACTCTACCAACACCAAGTTTTGTTATTACAACAACTACAGCCTCACTCAACCAAGATACTTCTGCAAGACTTGCAGAAGGTACTGGACTGAAGGTGGATCTCTAAGGAATGTTCCAGTTGGAGGTGGTTCAAGAAAGAACAGAAGATCCATATTATCAAGCTCTtcatctccttcttcttcttcttcttcttcagcttCAGCCAAAGTTCCAGCAGATCTAAAGCCAACAAGTTTCTCACATTTGTCTTCTCAAAACCCTAACACCCATAAAGGCCAACAAGATCTGAACCTGGGTTTCCCTCCTATGCAACCGAGTCATGGTCTATCTCAATATATACAAGTTGCTAAAGTTGAGAACAACGACCACCAGCAAAAGTACCCTTCGGCTTCAGCTTTGGGATTGCTCAGGACTGGAATGGCATCGAGAGGGTTGAATTCTTTCGTTCCAGCACCCGAACCAGACTCAACTACACCTTACTCAactggtttctccatgcaagacTATAAACCAGCACTTACTTTTTCAATTGATGGACTTGAAAATAGGGCTGCAGGTATTCATAGTATTCAAGAGAATGGAGGAAGGGTTTTCTTTCCTTTTGGAGAAATGAAACCCATTTCAACAAACATTACCAATGAAGTTGATCAAAATAAGGACCAAGGCAATTCAGCTGGATATTGGACTAATGGAATGTTTGGTGGAGGAGGAGGATCATGGTAA